CAGAAACTGCTATTGAAGAAGTTTCCAAAATTACCAATGGCGATTTAGCCACAGCTGTTTTTGACTGCACAGGTAATAAACGTGCTTTAGAAGGCGGTATTAGCTACATGTCACATGGTGGTAGATATGTTTTAGTTGGCTTGTCTAAAGGTGAATTGGTGTTTAGTCACCCAGCAATTCATGCTAAAGAATCCACTATTATGTGTAGTAGAAACGCAACCCTGGAAGATTTTAATTTTGTAATCCAAAACCTTTATAAATTTCCAACAAAAGCCTTCGTTACGCATCAAGTTAATTTTACCGAAATGATTGAAAATTTTGACTCGTGGTTAGATCCAAAAACCAAAGTTATTAAAGCGATGGTTAATTTTTCTAGATATTAAAAAATAATAATGAATTTTATTTCAAAATTAAGTATAAATGAATAAATATCATGAGTATCCATGTTTTTGAAATTTTTAATTATAAAATAGATGGATTTACATTTAAAAGATAAGATAGTAGTAGTAACGGGTGCTGCAGGTATAAAAGGTAGTATTGGTGAAACGATAGTGCAAAGTTTAGCAAGCGAAGGAGCCATTCCTGTAATTGTTTGTCGTAATGATCGAGGATTTGGTTACGAAAAAGAACTACAAGCCAAAGGTATTGATGCGCTTTTTGTAAAAACAGACTTAACCTTTCCAGAACAAATTGAAGCTGCTGTAAAAGTAATTATTGAAAAATACGGTCGAATAGATGTTTTAATTAATAATGTTGGTGTAAATGATGGAGCAGGTCTAGAGGCTTCTATAGAAGATTTTATGTGGTCTTTAAAGCTCAATCTTGTTAGCTTTTTTGCCATGACAAAATATTGCTTACCATATATTAAAAAATCAAAAGGGAATATATTAAATATAGGTTCTAAAGTGAGTATGACTGGGCAAGGGGGTACTTCAGGTTATGCTGCATCAAAAGGAGGTGTGCTTGGTTTAACGAGAGAATGGGCGGTCGATTTAATTAAAGATAAAATTCGTGTAAATGCATTGATTATTTCAGAAAGTTGGACACCAGCCTATGAAACTTGGATTAAAACTTTAGAAAACGGCGAAGAAAAATTAAAATCCATTGTCAAGAAAATTCCTTTAGAAAATAGAATGACAACACCCGAAGAAATAGCTGATGCTTGCTTGTTTACTATTTCAGAAAAGTCTTCTCATACTACAGGTCAATATATTATTGTCGATGGTGGTTATGTGCATCTCGACAGATCGTTATTAACAGAATAGTTTTTAAGTTAAATATACTTTTTCTTGATCGTTTTAGCTATGAGATATATTGTTATGTTTAAAAATAAGTGTTTATCAAACACTTATTAAATAATTATTATATATTTGCAAATATATGTGTCTCATATATTTAATGTATATATATCTGTATTTGATAATAGGGTTTAGATAAAAAATTTTTAATTTTGCACATCGATTTTAAAAAACATATTGAATAACTAAATCAAAGTACAGGCAATTAAAATTAACCACAATTAAAATGAACAAAAAATTAGATCAACAAGCAGCAGATAATATTAGAGCATTAGCTGTAGCAATGGTAGAAAAGGCGAATTCAGGACACCCAGGTGGTCCTATGGGTGGTGCGGATTTCATGCACATTTTATACTCTGAGTTCTTTAATTTCGATCCAACAGATATGGAGTGGGCTTTTAGAGATCGCTTTTTTATGGATGCTGGCCATTTGTCTACATTAATGTATGCGCAGTATTATCTTTTAGGAAATTATGAGAAAAATGATGTTGCTAATTTTAGACAATGGGGTTCAATTACGCCTGGACACCCAGAAGTAGATGTTAAAAGAGGTATTGAAAATACATCGGGTCCATTAGGTCAAGGTCATACAATGGGTATTGGTGCTGCTATAGGTGCTAAATTTTTACAAGCCCGATTTGGAGAGTGGATGAACCATAAAATATATGGTTTTATTTCTGATGGAGGTGTTCAAGAAGAAATTTCACAAGGAGCAGGTAGAATCGCAGGACATTTAGGACTAAGTAATTTCATTATGTTTTTTGATTCGAATGATATTCAATTATCTACGGCTACCGATGAGGTAACTACAGAAGATACCGCCATGAAATACGAAGCATGGGGTTGGAAAGTAGTCACTATAGATGGGCATAATCACGATGAAATAAGAAAAGCTTTAACCGATGCAAATAACGAAACAGAAAGGCCAACCCTAATAATTGGTAAAACCATAATGGGTAAAGGTGCTGTTGCTGCCGATGGTAGTATGTTTGAAGGGCATTGTGAGTTACACGGTCAGCCAATTGGTCATACAGGTGCAGATTATGCAAAAACCTTATTAAACTTAGGTGCGAATCCAGAAAGCCCGTTTGATATTTTTAATGATGTTAAAGCCTTTTACAAAGATATTTTAAAAGAAAAAACAGCAAAAGCCGCTGAAAAGAAAGCGGTAATTGCAACTTGGAGAGCATCTAATAAAGCACTTGCAGATAAATTAGATTTCTTCTTATCTGGTGAATTACCAGAATTAGATTTCGAATCGATTGAGCATAAAGCAGGATTAGCTTCTAGAGCAGCTTCATCGGGAGTATTAGGATATTTAGCTGGAAAAGTAGAAAACATGATTGTGTCTTCTGCCGATTTATCTAACAGCGATAAAACAGATGGTTTCTTAAAGAAAACACATGCGCTTAAAAAAGGTGATTTCACAGGGTCATTTTTACAAGCAGGTGTTGCCGAATTAACTATGGCATGCATTGCAAATGGATTAGCATTACACGGAGGCATTATACCGGTAGTAGCAACATTTTTTGTGTTTTCAGATTATATGAAACCCGCTATTCGTTTAAGTGGTATTCAGGAATTAGGAGTGAAGTTTGTTTGGACGCATGATGCCTTTAGAGTAGGAGAAGATGGGCCAACACACCAACCAGTTGAACAAGAAGCTCAAATACGTTTATTAGAAAAGTTGAAAAATCATAGCGGTAAACCAAGTTTCTTGGCACTAAGACCTGCAGATTCTGCAGAAACAAGTGTCGCTTGGAAAATGGCTTTGGAAAATAAAGATACGCCAACAGGTTTGATATTGTCTAGACAAAATATTAAAGATATTCCAGCAATTGGTACATCAAGGTATCAAGAAGCATTAGCGGCCGAAAAGGGGGGGTATTTAGTGAAAGAAGTTGAAAATCCAGATGTTGTTTTAATAGCTAACGGATCGGAAGTAGCAACATTATTTGCAGCTGCTGAAATTTTAGAATCTCAAAATGGATTGAAAGTGAATATAGCCTCTATCATTTCAGAAGGATTATTTAGATTGCAATCTAAAGATTATCAAAATTCAATAATTCCTAAAAACAAACCATTGTTTGGTTTAACGGCAGGATTACCAGTAAATTTAGAAGGACTTGTAGGTGATAATGGAAAAGTGTTCGGATTAGATCATTTCGGATATTCCGCACCAGCTAATGTATTAGACGATAAATTCGGATTTACAGGTGAAAAGGTAAGCAAAGAAGTATTAGAATATTTAAAAACACAACAAAACTAAAATTATAAAAGATGAAATTTTTTATTGATACAGCAAATTTAAACGATATAGCCGAAGCACAAGCTTTAGGTGTTCTAGATGGCGTTACTACAAACCCATCGTTAATGGCTAAAGAAGGTATTACAGGAGCTGAAAATATTTTAGCTCACTACAAAAAAATATGTGATTTAGTAGAAGGTGATGTAAGCGCCGAAGTAATCTCTACCGATTTTGAAGGGATGGTAAAAGAAGGTGAAGCTTTGGCTGCACTTCATCCACAAATCGTGGTAAAATTACCCGTTATTGCCGATGGTATTAAAGCTTGTAAGTACTTTTCAGATAAAGGTATTAGAACGAATGTTACTTTAGTGTTTTCAGCTGGTCAAGCTTTATTGGCAGCTAAAGCAGGTGCTACGTACGTGTCTCCATTTATTGGTCGTTTAGATGATATTTCTACAGATGGTTTAAATCTAATCTCAGAAATTAGACTTATTTACGATAACTACGGTTTCCAAACTCAAATTTTAGCAGCTTCTGTACGCCATACAATGCACGTTATAGATTGTGCTAAGTTAGGCTCAGATGTTATGACGGGTCCGTTATCAGCTATTAAAGGTTTATTAAAACACCCTTTAACCGATAGTGGTTTAGCTCAGTTTTTATTAGATTATCAAAAAGGAAATAAATAATTAAAATATATACCTGTAAGTTTATTGTATTGATAATAATATGACTGTTTATAAGAAAGAATACCGAGAATTACAACAGATAAAATTAGCTGTTGATTGTATTATTTTCGGATTTAATGATAATAAACTAGAATTGTTATTAATACACAGAGGTTTTGAACCTCAAATGGGTAAATGGTCTTTAATTGGCGGTTTTGTTGGAGAAAATGAAGATTTAGACAAAGCCGCCAATAGAGTTCTATATAAATTATCTGGTTTAGAAGATATTTATATGGAGCAAGTAAAAGCTTTTGGTAAAGCCGATAGAGATTCTTCAGGACAAGTTGTTTCTATTACGTATAGTGCTATGATTTTAAAATCGGAGTATAATGAAGAGCAGGTTAGTAAATATAATGCGAAATGGTTTCCTATTGATGAATTGCCAGAACTTGTTTTCGATCATAAAGATATGGTTGAATCTGCTATAAGAAGATTGAGACGTCGTGTTAGAAATTTTCCAATAGCCTTTAATTTATTGCCAGCTAAATTCACGTTACCTCAACTACAAATGCTTTACGAAGGTATTTTAAATGAGCCTATTGATAAACGAAATTTTAGACGAAAAGTGCTTCAAATGAAGTATTTGATTAGGCTTGAGGAAAAAGACATGTCCGAATCGAGAAAAGGTGCCTATTTCTATCGATTTGACAAAGCTCTTTATAAATTGGAACAAAATTTTAATCTATAACATTGTTTTAGATTATTTTTTTGTCCAAAATCACAAGTGTTTTTTAAACACTTGTATAATTATGTATTATATTGCGCTGCTAATTTAGCAGAGTATTAAATTAATAAATTTCTATTTAGATGGAAACCATGAGTGATGAAAAGTACACTATAGGGATGGATTTTGGGTCAGATTCTGTTAGGGCATTAATAGTAAATGCTTCTACAGGTGAAGAAATGGCTACGGCTGTTCACTATTATGCACGTTGGAAACAAGGTAAATATTGTGAGCCTTCAAAAAATAAATTCAGACAACATCCTTTAGATTATATTGAAGGTATAGAGAATACTATTAAATCTGTAGTTTCAGAAGTAAGTGCGAATGTTGTAAAAAACATTGTAGGTATTGGTGTCGATACGACTGGTTCCACACCTGTAGCAGTGGATAAAACAGGCACACCTTTAGCATTATTAGAAGGTTTTGAAGAAAACCCAAACGCCATGTTTGTTCTTTGGAAAGACCATACAGGTATTAAAGAGGCAGATGAAATAAATGCTTTATGCAAAAAATGGGATATTGATTATTCTCAATACGAAGGAGGTATTTATTCTTCAGAATGGTTTTGGTCAAAAATTCTTCATGTTTCAAGAGCAGATAAAAATGTTCTAGATCAAGCATATTCATGGGTTGAGCATTGCGATTGGGTACCATTTTTACTAACTGGCGGAAATGACGTTCATCAAATGAAACGTAGCCGTTGTGCTGCTGGTCATAAAGCTTTATGGCATGAATCATTCGGTGGATTACCTCCTAATGATTTCTTCATGGCTTTAGATCCCGTATTAAATGGTTTAACAGAACGCTTATTTAAAGAAACTCATACATCTAATATTTCAGCAGGAACCTTATCTGAAGAATGGGCAAAACGGTTAGGCTTGTCAACTTCGGTAGTAGTTGCTGTAGGGGCTTTCGATTGTCATATGGGTGCGGTTGGTGTAAATATTGAACCCTATTATTTAACCAAAGTTATGGGAACTTCAACCTGTGATATTTTGGTAACACCATTACAAGAAAAAGAACATTTAGTTAAAGGTATTTGCGGTCAGGTAGACGGATCGGTCATACCAAATATGTTAGGTTTAGAGGCTGGTCAATCGGCTTTTGGAGATATTTATGCATGGTACGAGCGTTTAATTTCATGGCCTATTATAGAGCTTGTAGGAAATTCAAATTTAATTAGTGAAGATGTTAAAGCGAAACTGGTTGAAGAATCAATAGCTAATATTTTACCAAAACTAAGTGAAGCTGCATCAAAAGAACCTATAACAGCTTCTGGAGAATTGGCTTTAGATTGGATGAATGGTAGAAGAACACCCGATGCGAATCAAAATTTAAAAGGTGTTATTTCAGGAATTAATTTAGGAAGCTCATCACCAAAAGTGTTTAGAGCTTTAGTTGAAGCTTCTTGTTTTGGAGCTAAAAAAATAGCAGATAGATTTATTAGTGAAGGCATTCCTGTTAAAGGAGTGATCGCTTTGGGTGGGATTGCAAAAAAATCAACATTCGTCATGCAAACTATGGCAGATGTTTTAAATACACCTATTAAAGTAGCTCAATCTGAACAAGCTTGTGCATTAGGAGCTTCTATTTTTGGCGCAGTTGCCGCTGGAGTACATCAAGATACAGAATCTGCAATGAATGCCATGGCAAGTCCCTTTGAAAAGGTTTATCAGCCCATAAAAGAAAATGCAGAAGCATACAAAAAAGTATACAATAACTATAGTGAATTAAGTGTTGCTATGGAAAATCATATCATGAAAAATTAAAATTATGAGTCTTTATAAATCATTAAAAGAAGAAGCCTACGAAGCGAATATGGAGCTTCCTGAATTAGGATTGGTGCTCTTTACATTTGGAAATGCAAGTGCTGTAGATAGAAGTAAAGGTGTGTTTGCTATAAAGCCAAGTGGCGTGCCTTATGTTGATTTGAAGCCAGAAGATATGGTGATTTGCGACTTCGAAGCTAAAATAGTTGAAGGATCTATGCGACCTTCTTCAGACACTAAAACACATGCCGTTTTATATAAAGAATGGGATAAAATAGGAGGTGTGGTACATACGCATTCAACCTACGGAACTGCATGGGCACAAGCCATCAAGGATGTGCCTATTTTTGGTACTACACATGCCGATCATTTAATTTCTGATATTCCGTGTGCACCACCAATGAAAGATGATTATATTGCAGGCGATTATGAGCATATGACGGGGTATCAAATTATAGACTGTATCAAAGAACGTGGATTAGATTATAATGAAGTGGGTATGATACTTGTTGGAAACCATGCGCCATTTACATGGGGTTCAACGGTTGCAAAAGCCGTTTATAATAGTGCTGTTTGTGAAGAAGTTGCTAGAATGGCATACTTAACGTTACAAATAAATCCGAATGCTGCTAAATTAAAAGAAGCATTAAAGAAGAAGCATTATGAACGTAAACATGGTAAAGATGCTTATTATGGACAAGGATGTTAAATAACTGAATATAACTAAATACTAACTAAATTAATTAAATATGGGAATTTTATCTTTTGTTGCTTTTACCTTGCTTGTTGCTGTAATAGCATGGTGGTCTACTCGTAAAACCGATGAGAATTCATCTGATGGCTATTTCTTAGGAGGAAGAAGCCTTACAGGACCAGTAATTGCAGGGTCGTTATTATTAACTAATTTATCTACTGAGCAAATTGTAGGAATGAATGGGGTGTCTTTTAGAGATGGCTTACCAATTATGGCATACGAAGTTGTAGCGGCTATTGCTATGGTTTTTACAGCTTTTATATTGCTTCCTAAGTATTTAAAAAGTGGAATTGCAACTATACCACAGTTTCTAGAAAAGAGATATGGCAAAAGTACTAAAACCATTGTTTCGCTATTATTCTTATTAGGATATGCCATTTCCATGTTACCAACCGTATTATATTCTGGAGCATTGGCTATAAATACCATGTTCGATATTCCTGAATCATTAGGAATGGAAGCAGAACCAGCTCTTTGGGTTACTGTATGGGCGATAGGTATCATCGGTAGTATTTATGCTATTTTTGGAGGTTTAAAAGCGGTAGCTGTATCAGATTCTATAAATGCTGTAGGGTTAATTATAGGAGGCTCATTAATCCCTATTTTTGGTTTAATGAAAATTGGAGATGGTAATGTGCTTACAGGATTAAATAGACTAACAACAGCACTTCCTGAAAAGTTTGATATTATTGGAGGACCTGATTCTGATGTACCTTTCTGGACGCTTTTTACAGGAATGATTATTGTGAATTTCTACTATTGGGGAACCAATCAAGCTATCATTCAAAGAGCTCTTGGTGCTAAAAATTTAAAAGAAGGTCAAAAAGGACTTTTACTAGCGGCATTTATCAAAATATTAGGACCATTTATTGTGGTATTGCCAGGTATTATTGCCTTTTATATTTTTAATGGTGATTTAGCAAATCCAGATGAAGCCTATCCTATGGTTGTAAAAGCGGTGTTGCCAATTGCATTTATCGGTTTCTTTGCGGCAGTACTTTTCGGAGCTATTTTAAGTTCATTTAATAGTGCTTTAAACAGTTCAGTAACCTTATTTGGTCTTGATTTCTATAAAGAATACATAAATAAAGAGGCCTCTGAAAAACAAGTAGTTAAAGCAGGTAAACTTTTTGGTATTGTTCTAGCTATATTTTCTATGGCTATAGCTCCTTTATTATACGGTGTTGAAGGTGGTATTTTCACGTATTTACAACAATTAAATGGTACACATAGTGTGCCAATTTTAGCAATCGTAATTGTTGGGATATTCTCTAAACGCGTATCTGCTAAAGCGGCAAACATAGCCATTCTGTTTAGTGCAGTTACGTATTTAATTACTTTATATGTAATTAAGCCAGACATTAGTTTCTTACACCTAATGGGTATTCTATTTGTACTTACCATAATAATCATGTTTGTTGTAAGTAAGTTTTTCCCAAGAGAAACAGATTACGAACAGGAATATACCAAGCAAGTGGATATTACAAATTGGGTATATCTAAAACCAGTGGGTTATGCAGTTATAGCTATGGTTGTAGGACTTTATATTTATTTATCATAATAAAACTTTTTAAAATATAAGATGATTAATTTAAAATTCGGCGAGGTTTGGTTTGTAACCGGTAGCCAAGATTTATACGGTCCTGAAACATTAAAACAGGTTGCCGAACATTCAAAAGAAATTGCAAATGCATACACTGCAAGCAGTGTTATTCCTGTAAATGTAGTTTTTAAACCAACAGTAAAATCACCTGAAGAAATTCATGCTATTTGTAAAGCTGCCAATAACGATGATAATTGTATTGGTATCATTACATGGATGCATACATTTTCGCCAGCTAAAATGTGGATAGCAGGTTTAACCGCTTTGCAAAAGCCATTTTTACATTTACACACACAGTTCAATAGAGATATCCCTTGGGGAACCATTGATATGGATTTTATGAACTTAAATCAATCGGCACATGGCGGTCGTGAGTTTGGGTTTATGGTGTCAAGACTACGTAAAAATCGTAAAGTAGTGGTTGGACATTGGAAAAATGAAAAAGTTATTAAGCAGGTTGCCGATTGGTGTCGTGTAGCAAATGCAGCAGCCGATAGTAAACGTATGAAAGTGGCTCGTTTTGGTGATAACATGCGTCAAGTGGCCGTAACTGATGGTAACAAAGTATCAGCTCAAATAAAATTTGGTTACGAAGTAAATGGCTATGGTATTGGCGATTTAGTAGCTTATGTAAATCAAATAACCGATGCACAAGTAGACCGATTAGTTCAAGAGTATGATGATACTTATGTGATGGCTTCTAAAATTAAAGCTGATGGAACGATGCGTCAATCTTTAAAAGATGCGGCTAAAATTGAGTTAGGTATGCGTGCTTTTTTAGAAAATGGTGGTTATACAGCATTTACCGATACGTTTGAAGATTTACATGGTATAAAACAATTGCCAGGTATTGCAACTCAACGTTTAATGGCGAGTGGTTATGGTTTTGGTGGCGAAGGCGATTGGAAAACATCGGCTTTAGTACGTACCATGAAAGTTATGGGTGCAGGTCTAGATGGTGGTAATAGCTTTATGGAAGATTACACGTATCACTTTGATCCAGATAATACAACCTGTCTTGGTTCTCATATGTTAGAAATTTGCCCAACAATAGCTAAAGGCGATGTGTCTTGTGAAATTCACCCATTAGGAATTGGTGGAAAAGAAGACCCTGTTAGATTAGTATTTAATGGTGGAGCAGGAAATGCTTTAAATGCATCCGTAGTAGATATGGGCAACCGTTTTAGAATGCTTGTAAACAAAGTTGAAGCGGTAGAGATCAAAGAAGGTTTGCCAAAATTACCAGTAGCACGTGTGCTTTGGGATGCGAAACCAGACTTACAAACAGCAGCTGCGGCCTGGATTTATGCAGGGGGTGCACACCATACATGCTATAGTCAAAATATTTCTGCAGAATCCTTAGAAGATTTTGCTGAAATTATGGATATCGAGTTTTTATTAATAGATGAAAAAACTGATTTATACAGATTTAAACAAGAGCTTCGTTGGAATGATGCCGCTTACGTTATAAACAAAGGATTTTAAAATAATCTTATAAATTTAATATTAGTTTAAAACCACCACAAGTTCTCTTTTGGTGGTTTTTTATTTACCTATTTTTTAAGTAGTATCTTTGTTTTTCTTATCATACTCATTATGGGTTACTTGTTGAAAGGAAATCAATAAATTAACGACCAATATGAGGATAGTATTATTAGCAATTATAATTAAAAAAAAGAAAGATAACACTCATATGATTACTTGGAAAGAAGTTATTAATTTTTCCGTAAAAGGAAATCCAGCTCCAGACAAACGTATAGAAAAAACAGATGCTGAATGGAAAATACAGCTAACCCCAGAGCAATTTAGGGTTGCCCGTCAAAAAGGTACCGAAGCACCACACAGCGGTGCACTTTGTAGTATTCATGATGCTGGGAAATACAATTGCGTTTGCTGTAACACGCCGCTATTTGATTCAACCATTAAATTTAGTTCAGGTACAGGTTGGCCCAGTTTTACACAGCCTATAAAACAAAATGCGATTAAATACGAAAGAGATATTTCTTTTGGGATGGTGCGCGTTGAGGTGATGTGTAATACTTGTGATGCACATTTGGGACATGTATTTCCAGATGGTCCGGAGCCTAGCGGATTGCGATATTGTGTTAATTCGGAATCCATGGTATTAGAAACAAATAAGGAAGCAAAGTAATGGTAAACAAAAATATACAAATAGCAACAGTTGGAGGTGGTTGTTTTTGGTGTACTGAAGCCGTTTTTCAAGAAGTAAAAGGTGTTGAAAAAGTGGAGTCGGGTTATTCAGGTGGCCATGTGCCTGGACATCCTACGTATCGTGAGGTATGTTCAGGATTAACCGGACATGCAGAGGTTATTCAAATAACTTTTGATGAGACTATAATTTCATATGAAGACATTTTAATGATCTTCATGA
The genomic region above belongs to Mariniflexile litorale and contains:
- a CDS encoding SDR family oxidoreductase; its protein translation is MDLHLKDKIVVVTGAAGIKGSIGETIVQSLASEGAIPVIVCRNDRGFGYEKELQAKGIDALFVKTDLTFPEQIEAAVKVIIEKYGRIDVLINNVGVNDGAGLEASIEDFMWSLKLNLVSFFAMTKYCLPYIKKSKGNILNIGSKVSMTGQGGTSGYAASKGGVLGLTREWAVDLIKDKIRVNALIISESWTPAYETWIKTLENGEEKLKSIVKKIPLENRMTTPEEIADACLFTISEKSSHTTGQYIIVDGGYVHLDRSLLTE
- a CDS encoding transketolase, with amino-acid sequence MNKKLDQQAADNIRALAVAMVEKANSGHPGGPMGGADFMHILYSEFFNFDPTDMEWAFRDRFFMDAGHLSTLMYAQYYLLGNYEKNDVANFRQWGSITPGHPEVDVKRGIENTSGPLGQGHTMGIGAAIGAKFLQARFGEWMNHKIYGFISDGGVQEEISQGAGRIAGHLGLSNFIMFFDSNDIQLSTATDEVTTEDTAMKYEAWGWKVVTIDGHNHDEIRKALTDANNETERPTLIIGKTIMGKGAVAADGSMFEGHCELHGQPIGHTGADYAKTLLNLGANPESPFDIFNDVKAFYKDILKEKTAKAAEKKAVIATWRASNKALADKLDFFLSGELPELDFESIEHKAGLASRAASSGVLGYLAGKVENMIVSSADLSNSDKTDGFLKKTHALKKGDFTGSFLQAGVAELTMACIANGLALHGGIIPVVATFFVFSDYMKPAIRLSGIQELGVKFVWTHDAFRVGEDGPTHQPVEQEAQIRLLEKLKNHSGKPSFLALRPADSAETSVAWKMALENKDTPTGLILSRQNIKDIPAIGTSRYQEALAAEKGGYLVKEVENPDVVLIANGSEVATLFAAAEILESQNGLKVNIASIISEGLFRLQSKDYQNSIIPKNKPLFGLTAGLPVNLEGLVGDNGKVFGLDHFGYSAPANVLDDKFGFTGEKVSKEVLEYLKTQQN
- the fsa gene encoding fructose-6-phosphate aldolase, producing the protein MKFFIDTANLNDIAEAQALGVLDGVTTNPSLMAKEGITGAENILAHYKKICDLVEGDVSAEVISTDFEGMVKEGEALAALHPQIVVKLPVIADGIKACKYFSDKGIRTNVTLVFSAGQALLAAKAGATYVSPFIGRLDDISTDGLNLISEIRLIYDNYGFQTQILAASVRHTMHVIDCAKLGSDVMTGPLSAIKGLLKHPLTDSGLAQFLLDYQKGNK
- a CDS encoding NUDIX domain-containing protein, with the translated sequence MTVYKKEYRELQQIKLAVDCIIFGFNDNKLELLLIHRGFEPQMGKWSLIGGFVGENEDLDKAANRVLYKLSGLEDIYMEQVKAFGKADRDSSGQVVSITYSAMILKSEYNEEQVSKYNAKWFPIDELPELVFDHKDMVESAIRRLRRRVRNFPIAFNLLPAKFTLPQLQMLYEGILNEPIDKRNFRRKVLQMKYLIRLEEKDMSESRKGAYFYRFDKALYKLEQNFNL
- a CDS encoding ribulokinase, giving the protein METMSDEKYTIGMDFGSDSVRALIVNASTGEEMATAVHYYARWKQGKYCEPSKNKFRQHPLDYIEGIENTIKSVVSEVSANVVKNIVGIGVDTTGSTPVAVDKTGTPLALLEGFEENPNAMFVLWKDHTGIKEADEINALCKKWDIDYSQYEGGIYSSEWFWSKILHVSRADKNVLDQAYSWVEHCDWVPFLLTGGNDVHQMKRSRCAAGHKALWHESFGGLPPNDFFMALDPVLNGLTERLFKETHTSNISAGTLSEEWAKRLGLSTSVVVAVGAFDCHMGAVGVNIEPYYLTKVMGTSTCDILVTPLQEKEHLVKGICGQVDGSVIPNMLGLEAGQSAFGDIYAWYERLISWPIIELVGNSNLISEDVKAKLVEESIANILPKLSEAASKEPITASGELALDWMNGRRTPDANQNLKGVISGINLGSSSPKVFRALVEASCFGAKKIADRFISEGIPVKGVIALGGIAKKSTFVMQTMADVLNTPIKVAQSEQACALGASIFGAVAAGVHQDTESAMNAMASPFEKVYQPIKENAEAYKKVYNNYSELSVAMENHIMKN
- a CDS encoding L-ribulose-5-phosphate 4-epimerase, which gives rise to MMSLYKSLKEEAYEANMELPELGLVLFTFGNASAVDRSKGVFAIKPSGVPYVDLKPEDMVICDFEAKIVEGSMRPSSDTKTHAVLYKEWDKIGGVVHTHSTYGTAWAQAIKDVPIFGTTHADHLISDIPCAPPMKDDYIAGDYEHMTGYQIIDCIKERGLDYNEVGMILVGNHAPFTWGSTVAKAVYNSAVCEEVARMAYLTLQINPNAAKLKEALKKKHYERKHGKDAYYGQGC
- a CDS encoding solute:sodium symporter family transporter, which codes for MGILSFVAFTLLVAVIAWWSTRKTDENSSDGYFLGGRSLTGPVIAGSLLLTNLSTEQIVGMNGVSFRDGLPIMAYEVVAAIAMVFTAFILLPKYLKSGIATIPQFLEKRYGKSTKTIVSLLFLLGYAISMLPTVLYSGALAINTMFDIPESLGMEAEPALWVTVWAIGIIGSIYAIFGGLKAVAVSDSINAVGLIIGGSLIPIFGLMKIGDGNVLTGLNRLTTALPEKFDIIGGPDSDVPFWTLFTGMIIVNFYYWGTNQAIIQRALGAKNLKEGQKGLLLAAFIKILGPFIVVLPGIIAFYIFNGDLANPDEAYPMVVKAVLPIAFIGFFAAVLFGAILSSFNSALNSSVTLFGLDFYKEYINKEASEKQVVKAGKLFGIVLAIFSMAIAPLLYGVEGGIFTYLQQLNGTHSVPILAIVIVGIFSKRVSAKAANIAILFSAVTYLITLYVIKPDISFLHLMGILFVLTIIIMFVVSKFFPRETDYEQEYTKQVDITNWVYLKPVGYAVIAMVVGLYIYLS
- the araA gene encoding L-arabinose isomerase; the protein is MINLKFGEVWFVTGSQDLYGPETLKQVAEHSKEIANAYTASSVIPVNVVFKPTVKSPEEIHAICKAANNDDNCIGIITWMHTFSPAKMWIAGLTALQKPFLHLHTQFNRDIPWGTIDMDFMNLNQSAHGGREFGFMVSRLRKNRKVVVGHWKNEKVIKQVADWCRVANAAADSKRMKVARFGDNMRQVAVTDGNKVSAQIKFGYEVNGYGIGDLVAYVNQITDAQVDRLVQEYDDTYVMASKIKADGTMRQSLKDAAKIELGMRAFLENGGYTAFTDTFEDLHGIKQLPGIATQRLMASGYGFGGEGDWKTSALVRTMKVMGAGLDGGNSFMEDYTYHFDPDNTTCLGSHMLEICPTIAKGDVSCEIHPLGIGGKEDPVRLVFNGGAGNALNASVVDMGNRFRMLVNKVEAVEIKEGLPKLPVARVLWDAKPDLQTAAAAWIYAGGAHHTCYSQNISAESLEDFAEIMDIEFLLIDEKTDLYRFKQELRWNDAAYVINKGF
- the msrB gene encoding peptide-methionine (R)-S-oxide reductase MsrB, translating into MITWKEVINFSVKGNPAPDKRIEKTDAEWKIQLTPEQFRVARQKGTEAPHSGALCSIHDAGKYNCVCCNTPLFDSTIKFSSGTGWPSFTQPIKQNAIKYERDISFGMVRVEVMCNTCDAHLGHVFPDGPEPSGLRYCVNSESMVLETNKEAK